Proteins from a genomic interval of Rubinisphaera italica:
- a CDS encoding AAA family ATPase, producing MIEPGFTSEPIDLDSNSKAKEAQAIKGLVNASSRMKEEIGKVIVGQQDVVEQLLIALLCRGHCLLVGVPGLAKTLLVSTVSQLLHLSFRRIQFTPDLMPSDITGTDILQDDPETGRKQFQFMPGPMFSHILLADEINRTPPKTQAALLEAMQEKHVTVGTNTYRLPAPFFVLATQNPIEQEGTYPLPEAQLDRFMFNTIVDYPTAEEELEILIRTTGDAPPKLTPILNDKQILALQDVVRKVPVAEHVFMYARDLARATRPGEAEASSFVKEYLSWGAGPRAGQNLINGAKARALLHGRFHTTTEDIKAVAHPVLRHRIVTTFQADSEGISTDDVITQLLKDVRMPLDKLSKKAGV from the coding sequence ATGATTGAACCCGGCTTCACTTCTGAACCGATTGATTTGGATTCCAACAGTAAAGCAAAAGAGGCGCAGGCGATTAAAGGTCTGGTGAACGCTTCGAGCCGGATGAAGGAAGAAATCGGCAAAGTCATCGTCGGCCAGCAGGATGTGGTTGAGCAACTATTGATTGCTCTGCTGTGCCGGGGGCATTGTCTGCTGGTTGGTGTGCCCGGACTGGCAAAAACGTTGCTCGTGAGTACGGTCTCTCAGTTGTTGCATTTGTCGTTTCGCCGTATTCAGTTTACTCCCGACCTGATGCCCTCGGATATTACAGGGACGGATATTCTGCAGGACGATCCTGAAACAGGCCGCAAGCAATTTCAGTTTATGCCGGGACCGATGTTCTCGCATATCCTGCTGGCCGATGAAATTAATCGAACACCACCGAAGACTCAGGCGGCTCTGTTGGAAGCGATGCAGGAAAAGCATGTGACTGTTGGCACGAACACCTATCGATTGCCGGCTCCATTTTTTGTACTGGCGACTCAAAACCCGATTGAGCAGGAAGGAACATATCCTCTACCTGAAGCTCAGCTTGATCGCTTCATGTTCAATACGATTGTCGATTATCCCACCGCCGAGGAAGAACTCGAAATTCTCATTCGGACAACTGGCGATGCTCCACCCAAGCTGACACCGATTCTGAATGATAAGCAAATTCTGGCTTTGCAGGATGTGGTTCGTAAGGTCCCAGTCGCCGAGCATGTTTTCATGTATGCTCGCGACCTGGCGCGTGCGACACGACCTGGAGAAGCGGAGGCTTCTTCGTTTGTGAAAGAATATCTCAGCTGGGGAGCGGGACCACGAGCCGGGCAGAATCTGATTAATGGAGCCAAGGCTCGCGCGTTATTGCATGGTCGTTTTCATACAACGACTGAAGATATCAAAGCGGTCGCTCATCCGGTATTACGACATCGCATTGTGACGACTTTTCAGGCGGACAGTGAAGGGATTTCGACGGATGATGTGATTACGCAATTGCTTAAAGATGTGCGTATGCCGTTGGATAAGCTGTCGAAGAAGGCGGGTGTTTGA
- the cysK gene encoding cysteine synthase A — translation MPIFEDNSLTIGRTPLVKINRLTEGLEATVLAKIEGRNPAYSVKCRIGANMIWEAEQSGKLKPGMKVVEPTSGNTGIALAFVCAARGYDLTLCMPDTMSVERRMMLRAFGANLHLTPGADGMKGAINTATEIAENPEYFMPQQFKNPANPAIHFKTTGPEIWEDTNGKFDIFVAGVGTGGTITGVTRYLKEEKKHPVKSIAVEPTGSPVLSGGSPGKHKIQGIGAGFIPDVLDMSLVDEVVQVTDEESLEMAPRVAIEEGIICGISCGAAMAAALKVAARPESKGKTIVVVLPDSGERYLSTPMFDFARE, via the coding sequence GTGCCAATTTTTGAAGACAATTCGCTTACAATCGGACGGACACCACTCGTCAAAATCAACCGACTGACCGAGGGACTTGAAGCCACAGTTCTGGCGAAAATCGAAGGGCGAAACCCCGCCTACAGCGTGAAGTGCCGAATTGGCGCGAACATGATTTGGGAAGCCGAGCAATCCGGCAAGCTCAAACCGGGTATGAAAGTCGTCGAACCGACCAGCGGAAACACCGGAATTGCTCTGGCCTTCGTCTGTGCCGCCCGTGGCTACGATCTCACACTCTGTATGCCAGACACGATGTCTGTTGAACGTCGGATGATGCTGCGTGCCTTCGGAGCCAATCTGCATCTCACTCCCGGAGCAGACGGCATGAAGGGCGCAATCAATACGGCGACCGAAATCGCAGAGAACCCTGAATACTTCATGCCTCAGCAATTCAAGAATCCTGCGAATCCTGCCATTCACTTTAAGACAACAGGCCCGGAAATCTGGGAAGATACCAATGGCAAATTCGATATCTTTGTAGCAGGCGTCGGCACCGGAGGGACGATCACCGGCGTGACCCGCTATCTCAAAGAAGAGAAAAAGCACCCCGTGAAATCGATCGCCGTAGAACCAACAGGCAGTCCGGTCCTCTCGGGCGGCTCTCCCGGCAAACACAAAATTCAGGGAATCGGAGCCGGCTTCATTCCCGATGTCCTCGACATGTCGCTCGTCGATGAAGTCGTCCAGGTGACTGATGAAGAGTCTCTGGAAATGGCTCCCCGAGTTGCAATCGAAGAAGGAATCATCTGCGGCATTAGTTGTGGAGCCGCCATGGCAGCCGCACTGAAAGTCGCTGCCCGTCCGGAATCCAAAGGCAAAACCATCGTCGTCGTCCTACCCGACTCCGGCGAACGATACCTCTCGACACCAATGTTCGACTTCGCCCGCGAATAA
- a CDS encoding thioredoxin domain-containing protein gives MKYTARPIVFSIAVLSALAIANQAHAQKAVLYDFTATWCGPCQQMSPIVHKLEREGFPIQKVDIDQNPNLARQYSVTSIPAFVLVVDGREVGREVGRTSEHQLRRMLASIPQEKPAAQQSMIASNSAQQGSGLQSQSRGNTGYEQPNLGQPGAFPNMNPQPPQQTMAAQAQTQTPAVLNSPQPFPDMNTTQPVAHSAVVASNTQNNPVIRAQFDERTNVTSPTPHVNSAAANVRLRIRDEKGINYGSGTVIESKPGLTYVLTCGHIFRSLSESSKVDIDIFVDDRFESFVGKVEKYDLDADVGLVSLPTDGVLPVAKLAQAPTSLKQGQNVISVGCSGGQNPTVENLQVTSLNRYTGPDNIECTGVPVQGRSGGGLFNENNEIVGVCIAADPKEKRGLYCGLNPVVELLEGCGLTHIIRRNNATGENQILVETNANQPNAPAAAFLSSNSTDQAFANTMASSNNASANNGGNGSVSAPAIDPQYTNQMLQTLNNAEGAKLTIIIEKPNAPGQTQVVIIPAATARLLADLTGEISPSQSVATNRPLSMEPPVTRPVGFTATMPVAPVTRQLREEDRSETLPTEYSVAQPYRRLRQ, from the coding sequence ATGAAATATACTGCCCGTCCGATCGTTTTCTCGATCGCCGTCTTGTCTGCTCTCGCAATTGCCAATCAGGCTCATGCTCAAAAAGCAGTTCTGTACGATTTCACCGCCACGTGGTGCGGTCCCTGTCAGCAAATGAGTCCCATTGTTCACAAGTTGGAACGAGAGGGATTTCCGATTCAGAAGGTCGATATTGACCAGAATCCGAATCTGGCTCGACAATACTCCGTCACCTCCATCCCGGCTTTTGTCCTGGTTGTTGATGGCCGCGAAGTTGGCCGCGAAGTCGGTCGCACTTCAGAACATCAACTGCGACGCATGCTCGCTTCCATTCCTCAGGAAAAACCAGCTGCTCAACAGTCGATGATTGCCTCCAATTCTGCTCAACAGGGAAGCGGACTGCAATCACAATCGCGCGGGAATACGGGTTATGAACAACCCAATCTTGGTCAACCAGGAGCTTTCCCGAACATGAATCCACAGCCACCACAACAGACAATGGCTGCTCAAGCTCAAACTCAAACTCCTGCAGTCTTAAACTCTCCTCAACCTTTCCCGGATATGAATACCACTCAACCTGTCGCCCACTCGGCTGTGGTAGCCTCTAATACTCAAAACAATCCCGTCATTCGTGCTCAATTCGATGAACGAACTAACGTCACCAGTCCGACACCCCATGTCAACTCCGCTGCTGCCAATGTCCGCTTAAGAATTCGCGATGAAAAGGGAATCAACTACGGTTCCGGCACAGTCATCGAGTCAAAGCCCGGCCTCACATATGTATTAACCTGCGGCCACATTTTCCGCTCCCTTTCCGAATCTTCCAAAGTCGATATCGATATTTTTGTCGACGATCGCTTCGAAAGCTTCGTCGGCAAAGTCGAGAAGTACGATCTTGACGCTGATGTCGGTTTGGTTTCACTGCCCACTGACGGAGTTCTTCCTGTCGCAAAACTTGCCCAAGCCCCCACTTCACTGAAACAGGGACAAAACGTGATCAGTGTTGGCTGCAGTGGCGGTCAGAACCCGACCGTCGAAAATCTGCAGGTCACTTCCCTGAACCGTTACACCGGCCCAGACAACATCGAATGCACTGGAGTTCCCGTACAGGGACGCTCTGGCGGCGGATTGTTCAACGAAAACAATGAAATTGTGGGCGTCTGCATTGCAGCTGATCCTAAAGAAAAACGAGGTCTGTACTGCGGTTTGAATCCCGTTGTGGAACTGCTCGAAGGTTGCGGGCTGACTCATATTATTCGTCGTAATAATGCGACCGGTGAAAATCAAATTCTGGTCGAAACGAATGCCAATCAACCCAACGCCCCCGCTGCAGCTTTTCTTTCCAGTAACTCGACTGACCAGGCATTCGCAAACACGATGGCTTCGAGCAATAACGCTTCTGCCAACAATGGCGGAAACGGTTCCGTCAGTGCACCAGCAATTGATCCCCAATACACGAACCAAATGCTGCAGACTCTGAATAATGCTGAAGGCGCAAAGCTGACGATCATCATCGAAAAGCCAAATGCACCTGGCCAAACTCAGGTTGTCATCATCCCAGCAGCCACCGCTCGCCTGTTGGCTGATCTGACAGGAGAAATTAGCCCGTCACAATCTGTGGCGACAAATCGTCCACTCTCAATGGAACCGCCTGTCACCCGACCAGTCGGCTTCACCGCAACCATGCCCGTTGCTCCCGTGACACGTCAACTCCGCGAAGAAGACCGCTCAGAAACGCTGCCAACAGAGTACTCAGTCGCACAACCTTATCGCCGACTTCGCCAATAA
- the ccsA gene encoding cytochrome c biogenesis protein produces the protein MASVQETQSSSLDETQFSEGVAAFREAVKPLASLKLSVFLFACGIFLVLAGTLAQVEKDIWDVVAGYFRCWVAWIDFQVFFPKTWVPNMQNIPGGFWFPGGWMIGGLMAINLLTAHALRFKVQAKGTRMVWGLIVTALGIVLTWAMIEFGTAREAVYETAGLDFSTYWNLLCYGLLVPAIGCGIAASYQANDKSKRAEFYTYSVIGLILLGVSSFLIAGGESVRLNNSAMRILWQLIQATVAGGVLLGGCLLLFKKRAGIVLLHAGVLLLMANEVVVYSLHDEANMVIAEGETTNFVRDIRSSELAVIDHSDPKEDRQTVVPDKLLVKNVDAQTPISSEQLPFDIKVREFVKNADLKPRTKEDDNPADFGFGLTHTIEPMKPSSGMDSSADYAGAYIDLIDKKTGETIHTLLVSALASQVDRRDTVMIGDKEYEVALRFKQNYKPFSIHLIDVRKDDYIGTSTPMNYSSEIRLVDKTRNEDRHIKIWMNNPLRFAGETFYQSGYQMLGDKEVTTLQVVTNEGWMIPYVACMIVAIGMLYQFTLTLLRFLNRYASGRLSGMNEAGDEDEHFGSTGFVTNYIPAVVLMVLCGYWLVSLSKVPAPAADEFNYYEFGKIPVVYDGRIKPIDTLARNTLRILSNRETIRTEPEYEDGEDKSDDEGKKAQTILGTQWLLELASGSRKALERPVIRIDNDEILSTLKLERRKSHRFSLAEIQPNIQELAKAAGEARELQAKSPESLSIYQRKLLELENKIGRVDLVTLSFISPAIDLSSDKVTEQFMFALAQTKRLDERQPPLLIPPVPEAMGPEDANLKRDQWETYSKAFLRDIIYPGAFKSEPNPFSGKFSEIILAYQDQDPQAFNQAVRDYQKLLKEYKIEKVSVPKLANEARFNNFSPFFYPGFLYIFAFVVTAVSWMLPQIDRPANRAAMGLILLTFAVHSWAIWMRIQISGRPPVTNLYSSAVFIGWAGVLFGLISEWIFKRGIGNVVAAVAGFASLWIAHGLAGDGDTFTVLQAVLDTQFWLSTHVVCITLGYTATFIAGLLGMYYVCRRNPLAMLALIAAAGCAVGLKEYNSIPLVLRNLGPFLLAIPLSIIPLALLTGAPQLKLPTSLEKQLPRMIYGTLCFALWFSFVGTVLGGLWADDSWGRFWGWDPKENGALIIVLWNALVLHARWDRIVGDRGLALLAIGGNITTAWSWFGVNELGVGLHAYGFTEGVLFNLSLFVFSQLTLIVIGLWGSSPKPENS, from the coding sequence ATGGCCAGTGTTCAGGAAACTCAATCATCATCGCTCGACGAGACGCAATTCTCGGAGGGTGTCGCTGCCTTTCGCGAGGCCGTTAAACCGCTCGCCTCACTCAAGTTGAGCGTCTTTCTCTTCGCCTGCGGCATCTTTCTGGTGCTGGCGGGTACGCTCGCTCAGGTTGAGAAAGATATCTGGGATGTCGTCGCCGGCTATTTCCGCTGCTGGGTCGCCTGGATCGATTTCCAGGTTTTCTTCCCGAAGACCTGGGTTCCCAATATGCAGAACATTCCGGGGGGCTTCTGGTTTCCCGGTGGCTGGATGATTGGGGGCTTGATGGCGATCAATCTCCTGACTGCTCATGCTTTGCGATTCAAAGTGCAGGCTAAAGGAACCCGCATGGTATGGGGATTGATTGTCACGGCACTGGGGATCGTCCTCACATGGGCAATGATTGAATTTGGGACCGCGCGCGAAGCGGTCTACGAAACGGCTGGTCTGGATTTCTCGACTTACTGGAATCTGCTCTGTTACGGTTTGCTCGTTCCCGCCATCGGGTGCGGAATAGCAGCCAGTTACCAGGCGAATGACAAATCCAAACGAGCTGAGTTCTACACATATTCCGTCATTGGACTCATCCTGTTGGGTGTCTCATCATTTCTGATAGCTGGTGGGGAATCGGTCCGTTTGAACAATTCCGCCATGCGTATTTTATGGCAATTGATTCAAGCAACTGTTGCGGGTGGCGTTTTATTGGGAGGCTGTTTGCTGCTGTTTAAGAAGCGAGCCGGGATCGTGTTGTTGCATGCCGGCGTGCTGTTGTTGATGGCTAACGAAGTTGTTGTTTACTCCCTGCACGATGAAGCCAATATGGTGATTGCAGAGGGTGAGACTACGAATTTTGTTCGAGATATCCGCTCTTCCGAACTGGCTGTCATCGATCATTCCGATCCGAAGGAAGATCGGCAAACTGTTGTCCCGGATAAACTACTGGTCAAAAATGTTGATGCACAGACGCCGATTTCCAGTGAGCAGTTGCCGTTCGATATTAAAGTTCGCGAGTTCGTCAAAAATGCGGATCTGAAGCCTCGCACGAAAGAGGATGATAATCCAGCCGACTTCGGATTTGGTTTGACGCATACAATCGAACCAATGAAGCCCTCTTCCGGCATGGACAGCTCAGCCGATTACGCTGGGGCCTACATCGATTTAATCGATAAGAAAACTGGCGAAACAATTCACACATTACTCGTATCGGCTCTCGCCTCTCAGGTCGATCGTCGGGATACGGTTATGATCGGCGACAAAGAATACGAAGTGGCTCTGCGTTTCAAGCAGAACTACAAACCGTTTTCAATACACCTGATCGACGTTCGCAAAGATGATTACATTGGCACCTCAACGCCAATGAACTACTCGTCTGAAATTCGCCTGGTCGATAAAACTCGCAATGAAGATCGGCACATCAAAATCTGGATGAATAATCCTCTGCGTTTTGCAGGCGAAACATTCTACCAGAGTGGATATCAGATGCTTGGGGACAAAGAAGTGACGACCCTGCAAGTCGTCACCAATGAAGGCTGGATGATTCCGTATGTCGCCTGCATGATTGTGGCGATTGGGATGTTGTATCAGTTCACGCTCACCTTGCTGCGATTCCTGAATCGTTACGCTTCCGGTCGGCTCTCTGGTATGAACGAAGCTGGCGATGAAGACGAGCATTTCGGTTCTACCGGATTCGTGACTAATTATATCCCTGCAGTCGTATTGATGGTTCTGTGCGGCTATTGGTTGGTTTCACTCTCGAAAGTACCGGCTCCTGCGGCTGATGAATTTAACTATTATGAGTTCGGGAAAATCCCCGTCGTTTATGATGGACGAATAAAACCAATCGACACCCTCGCTCGCAACACATTGCGAATTCTCAGTAACCGTGAAACAATACGTACTGAACCGGAATACGAAGACGGTGAAGATAAGTCCGATGATGAAGGCAAAAAAGCCCAGACGATTCTCGGAACGCAGTGGCTGCTCGAACTCGCTTCCGGTTCACGCAAAGCTCTTGAACGCCCAGTAATTCGCATCGACAACGACGAGATTCTTTCAACACTCAAACTCGAACGTCGAAAGTCTCATCGGTTTTCGCTGGCAGAAATTCAACCGAATATCCAGGAACTGGCCAAGGCAGCTGGGGAAGCTCGGGAACTGCAAGCCAAGTCGCCGGAATCTCTCTCAATCTATCAACGAAAATTGCTCGAACTGGAAAACAAAATCGGCCGAGTCGATCTCGTAACGCTTTCATTCATTTCACCAGCGATTGATCTCTCCAGCGACAAAGTGACTGAGCAATTCATGTTCGCACTCGCTCAAACGAAACGACTGGATGAACGTCAGCCCCCCTTGTTGATTCCTCCCGTTCCCGAGGCCATGGGACCAGAGGATGCGAATCTCAAGCGGGATCAGTGGGAAACCTATTCCAAGGCATTCTTACGCGACATTATTTATCCGGGTGCATTCAAGTCGGAACCAAATCCGTTTTCGGGGAAGTTCTCGGAAATTATTCTGGCGTACCAGGATCAGGATCCTCAGGCATTTAATCAGGCTGTGCGGGATTATCAGAAGCTGCTCAAGGAATATAAAATTGAGAAAGTCAGCGTGCCTAAATTGGCCAATGAAGCACGGTTCAATAATTTCTCACCGTTTTTCTATCCCGGTTTCCTTTACATTTTCGCTTTCGTTGTGACAGCAGTCAGTTGGATGTTGCCTCAGATCGATCGACCGGCAAACCGTGCTGCGATGGGCTTGATCCTGCTCACATTTGCAGTGCACAGTTGGGCGATCTGGATGCGAATTCAGATTTCTGGGCGACCACCCGTTACGAATTTATATTCCTCTGCCGTCTTCATTGGCTGGGCAGGCGTGCTGTTTGGTCTGATCAGTGAATGGATTTTCAAGCGGGGTATCGGAAATGTCGTCGCTGCAGTGGCCGGATTTGCTTCGCTTTGGATCGCTCATGGATTGGCAGGTGATGGTGATACCTTTACGGTTCTGCAGGCCGTACTCGATACGCAATTCTGGCTCAGTACACATGTTGTCTGTATTACTCTGGGATACACAGCAACTTTTATTGCTGGATTACTTGGCATGTATTATGTCTGTCGACGAAATCCTCTGGCGATGCTGGCGCTGATCGCTGCAGCCGGATGTGCGGTCGGTCTTAAAGAATACAATTCGATCCCTCTCGTTTTACGAAACCTGGGACCATTCCTGCTGGCAATTCCCCTGAGTATCATTCCACTGGCCCTCCTTACGGGCGCACCGCAGTTAAAATTGCCGACCTCGCTGGAGAAGCAATTGCCACGCATGATCTACGGCACACTCTGCTTCGCCTTATGGTTCAGCTTTGTAGGAACCGTTCTGGGTGGCCTATGGGCAGACGATTCCTGGGGTCGTTTCTGGGGCTGGGATCCGAAAGAAAACGGAGCCTTGATTATTGTTCTCTGGAATGCCTTGGTCCTGCACGCCCGCTGGGATCGCATCGTGGGAGATCGTGGGCTGGCGTTACTGGCCATTGGTGGAAATATTACGACTGCCTGGAGTTGGTTTGGAGTCAACGAACTTGGAGTTGGACTACACGCATACGGCTTCACCGAAGGTGTGTTATTCAATCTGTCCTTGTTTGTCTTCAGTCAACTGACGTTGATTGTGATTGGACTTTGGGGGTCATCTCCCAAACCAGAGAATTCATAA
- a CDS encoding IS30 family transposase encodes MSHTHLTAEERDSIAHMHALGHSRIEIARELSRDPSTISRELRRNSDATGKYFAGKADRKARRRRQLCKLPWKLNHAPLKEFLLDKLSLKWSPEQIAGQLLRLHPREARMRISIETIYAWIKANKKQGGNIYRQLRQSRKKRRKRYGTGISRRCDPTKKPMDQRPVSARNRSRIGHWESDTIEGQKGTGYIVTHVERKTGYLVASYLPDKKASTLNAASVFAFEGLPSSLIRTLTTDNGSEFSGHRELEQALHCAIYFAPARQPWQRGQNENTNGLLRQYFLKGSDFRKLKAEDIQAAVMELNNRPRKKYQFKSPHELFEPKTRAFQN; translated from the coding sequence ATGTCACACACGCATCTTACTGCTGAGGAACGTGATTCCATAGCGCACATGCACGCCCTGGGACACTCTCGAATAGAAATTGCGCGCGAGTTATCCCGAGACCCCAGCACGATCTCCCGAGAACTGCGGCGGAATTCGGATGCGACCGGGAAGTATTTCGCCGGGAAAGCCGACCGCAAAGCGCGACGGCGTCGACAACTCTGCAAACTCCCCTGGAAACTCAACCACGCTCCGCTCAAAGAATTCCTGCTCGATAAGTTGTCTCTCAAGTGGTCGCCGGAACAGATTGCAGGTCAACTCTTGCGACTGCATCCTCGGGAGGCCAGAATGCGAATATCCATTGAGACGATTTACGCCTGGATCAAAGCAAACAAAAAGCAGGGCGGCAACATCTACAGGCAGCTGCGTCAATCGAGAAAGAAACGCCGCAAACGCTACGGCACAGGGATCTCCAGACGATGCGACCCGACCAAAAAGCCAATGGATCAGCGACCGGTTTCTGCACGCAATCGTTCGCGGATCGGGCACTGGGAATCGGATACCATCGAGGGTCAAAAGGGGACCGGCTACATTGTCACGCATGTCGAACGCAAGACCGGCTATCTTGTGGCGAGCTATCTGCCGGACAAGAAAGCATCGACGTTGAACGCGGCTTCGGTGTTTGCGTTTGAGGGGTTGCCATCGTCATTGATTCGAACTTTGACGACGGACAACGGGAGTGAGTTTTCGGGTCATCGAGAGTTGGAGCAAGCCCTGCATTGTGCGATCTATTTTGCTCCGGCTCGCCAGCCGTGGCAACGCGGCCAGAATGAGAACACCAACGGGCTTCTGCGGCAATACTTCCTGAAGGGGAGCGATTTCCGTAAACTGAAAGCCGAGGATATTCAAGCGGCTGTGATGGAGTTGAACAACCGGCCTCGCAAAAAGTACCAATTCAAATCACCACACGAACTGTTCGAACCCAAAACCCGTGCATTTCAAAATTGA
- a CDS encoding DUF1559 domain-containing protein, translated as MNPPDSHSKFPPGMQYRVTSSRSNIRQSFFIHLYPFLEQSAAYDQYNFNVNWHDATNTPVRVLHVPVMICPTDKTELWTTDASTSIRGNYGLNWGKGTWSDRDGDGTAESSGGTIDSFRPSSPPFGNCFGARIANMRDGTSNTLLVMEMVQMYSGDNDFRGWFWNDEPDAYSIYTRLTPNTSAPDIVPRCVNRPLENQPCVTASSNPNSVSVASRSMHAGGVQVLLGDGAVRFISDNISLEIYQGLSTMNGKEVIGEF; from the coding sequence TTGAATCCACCTGATTCCCATTCCAAGTTTCCCCCTGGAATGCAATATCGGGTGACGTCATCAAGGTCGAATATTCGGCAGTCTTTCTTTATTCACCTTTATCCATTCCTTGAGCAGTCTGCGGCTTATGATCAATATAACTTCAATGTGAATTGGCATGACGCCACTAATACGCCCGTACGAGTTCTGCATGTCCCTGTAATGATTTGTCCAACCGACAAGACTGAACTCTGGACGACTGATGCTAGCACAAGTATTCGGGGAAATTACGGGCTCAACTGGGGCAAGGGGACATGGTCAGACCGTGACGGCGACGGCACTGCCGAGAGCAGTGGCGGGACCATTGATAGTTTTCGTCCAAGTTCTCCTCCTTTCGGTAACTGTTTTGGGGCAAGGATTGCTAACATGAGGGATGGGACAAGCAATACGCTGCTCGTGATGGAAATGGTTCAGATGTATTCTGGGGATAATGATTTTCGAGGCTGGTTCTGGAATGATGAGCCAGATGCCTACAGTATTTATACGCGATTGACGCCAAACACTTCCGCTCCAGATATCGTTCCGCGCTGTGTGAACCGGCCTTTGGAGAATCAGCCCTGTGTCACCGCTAGCTCAAACCCAAATTCTGTGAGCGTCGCCTCCAGGAGTATGCATGCCGGTGGTGTTCAGGTTCTACTGGGTGATGGAGCAGTTCGATTCATTTCTGACAATATCTCTCTGGAGATTTATCAGGGGCTCTCGACAATGAACGGCAAAGAGGTGATCGGTGAGTTTTAA
- a CDS encoding DUF1559 domain-containing protein, which yields MSYQQSKARLGFTLIELLVVIAIIAILVALLLPAVQQAREAARRSQCKNNLKQIGLALHNYHDTHGRFPMNCIIASGTWGVDHATHKGSPFVKLLPFLEQGPLFDSCDFDRDTVLHSVTPDGKPVHSVVISALICPSDDHDGIWTGGATHTTDSNGQRRALANYSFSMGSQANSPCGTHNNYFGNGPTVRGDSLDSKNISGVFSHWAWAAKFKDVRDGTSNTIALGEIRPRCANHTRDGWMAENALYTGTGVAINFNTCEGEPGTGTGCNQYTGQWGASQGFKSSHDGGAQFLLCDGSVHFLSENIDMVTYQKLGDRRDAQPLGEF from the coding sequence ATGTCGTATCAACAAAGCAAAGCCCGGCTCGGCTTTACATTAATCGAGCTTCTTGTGGTGATCGCAATCATAGCCATACTGGTCGCCTTGTTGTTGCCAGCAGTGCAGCAGGCCAGGGAAGCGGCTCGTAGAAGCCAATGTAAGAATAATCTGAAGCAGATTGGGTTGGCGCTGCATAATTATCATGACACCCACGGACGGTTCCCGATGAACTGCATTATTGCATCAGGAACTTGGGGAGTTGATCATGCAACTCACAAGGGGAGCCCCTTCGTAAAATTGCTTCCTTTTCTAGAGCAGGGACCATTGTTCGATAGTTGTGATTTCGACCGGGATACTGTACTTCATAGCGTGACTCCGGATGGCAAACCAGTTCACTCTGTTGTCATTTCGGCATTGATTTGCCCCTCGGATGATCATGACGGCATCTGGACTGGTGGTGCAACACATACGACCGATTCCAATGGGCAGCGGCGTGCGTTGGCGAACTACTCTTTCAGTATGGGAAGTCAGGCCAACAGCCCGTGTGGTACTCATAATAATTACTTTGGGAATGGTCCAACGGTACGAGGAGACTCACTGGACAGTAAGAATATTTCCGGAGTCTTCAGCCACTGGGCTTGGGCTGCCAAATTCAAGGATGTGCGTGATGGAACATCCAATACGATCGCGCTGGGCGAAATTCGCCCCCGATGTGCAAATCATACTCGTGATGGCTGGATGGCAGAAAACGCATTGTATACTGGGACAGGAGTCGCAATTAATTTCAATACCTGCGAGGGAGAGCCGGGCACGGGAACCGGGTGTAATCAGTATACAGGGCAGTGGGGGGCTTCCCAGGGATTCAAATCCAGTCATGATGGAGGAGCCCAATTCCTTTTGTGCGACGGCTCTGTACATTTTCTGAGCGAAAATATTGATATGGTGACATATCAGAAGTTGGGCGACCGCCGAGATGCTCAACCGCTTGGTGAATTTTAA
- a CDS encoding carboxypeptidase-like regulatory domain-containing protein translates to MLKLKILSLGILLLAGCGGATDRDATYSVKGKVIYNGSPVAQANVMFVPENGRPASGTSDDQGEFTLTTYTSGDGAQPGEHQVLVTKLEPASPNDPYATRKSLVPEKYGELKTSPLKQSINTGDNSEITIELKD, encoded by the coding sequence GTGTTGAAGTTGAAGATTCTAAGTCTGGGGATTCTGCTCCTGGCTGGCTGTGGTGGTGCAACTGATCGAGATGCGACTTACTCCGTTAAGGGGAAAGTGATCTATAATGGTTCTCCGGTGGCTCAGGCAAATGTCATGTTTGTGCCTGAAAATGGACGCCCAGCCTCTGGTACGAGTGATGATCAGGGTGAGTTCACATTGACAACATACACAAGTGGTGATGGAGCCCAGCCTGGAGAGCATCAGGTGCTGGTGACTAAGTTAGAGCCCGCTTCACCCAATGATCCCTATGCGACCAGAAAGTCGCTGGTTCCAGAAAAGTATGGAGAACTCAAAACATCACCTTTGAAACAATCGATTAACACTGGAGATAATTCTGAGATTACAATTGAACTTAAAGATTGA